A segment of the Panacibacter ginsenosidivorans genome:
TCCTGATCCTCGCAGCATCGCCTGTTGTGTCACTCACTTCATCGTTTGAATATTGCTGTGCAAGAGCAAAATTTTAAAAGTATCAATTCAGAATTTCCTGTTGCATTCATACTTAAAGTACAATTGTGCGACGCAACAGGAGCTGAAAATTAAATTGTAAGCCCGGTCCATAAAATAGTAACCTGCATATTCATTATCTTATAAAACCGGTAAAAGGATATATGCAATAAATGCTGCTGTCGCAAAATATTTTTGAAGAAATATGAAGTGGGTAAAAATAAAAAAAGCTGAGATAAATGAATGGAATGAAAAACTAAAAGCAACACATGCTTCCTTTTTTCAGTATCCCTATTATGCTTCAGGTTATACTTTTTTCTTATTCTCAAAGCCGCTTTATATAAAACTAGTTAACGATCAACAGCAAGAATTAGGCTATAGCTGTATTTTAAATGTGGGAGCTTTCCCATTCAAAGCCGGGCTTATTATAAGAGGTCCCGTTTTTTTTAAAACAAATGTTGATCACAGGTCATCTCTTATTGCGTTAAAAAAGTTTGCTGTTAAAGAACGGTATACTTTCCTGCGTGTAAATGCAAATGAACCCGCTATAGAAGAGTTATTAAATACTGACAGTGAGTTTGAGCATAAAGACTATTTTCCTTCTTATAAAGGATCGCAGGGAATAGACCTGAACATTTATTATAAGCCATTTGATGAGTTACTCAAAAGCTTCAGAACAGATTGCCGAAATAAGATCCGCTTTGCAAATGAAAAAAATTACCTGTTCGAGAAAGTAAAGACTTCAACAGATCTGGAAAAAGTGTATGATCTGTTTGTTGGGTTAGGCAGTAAAAAAAAATTTAGTTACAGGCCATTGAAAAGTTACACTAAAATTTTTAAGGAAGGTATTAAACATGAACTATGTTCTGTATATACTGCATCGCTTGATGGCAGAATAATATGTGCAGCCTTTATAGTGAAAGACAGTCAGTCGTTCACTTATTTTTCCGGTGCACTTGAATTGCAGAACATTCCTGCAAAATACAGTCCCGCCAATAATTTGCATTATCTTATAATGCAGGACTGCTTTTATAAGGAAGACAGAAAAATTTATAATTTAAGTTATTCTCCACGGGAGTCCGGAGTTTACATGTTTAAAACATCTTTCAGGCCTGAAGAGATTTGTAAGCCAGGATTCTATACCTATGTTATTAACAGGAAAATAGCAGAGCGTATATTTTCGTTGCAGGGGAAAAGTATTTCGGCTATAAGAACAAAACTGCGTAGCATAATAAAATTATTTAATAAATAATTTGTAAAGTGTAAATGAAAAAACTATTGAAAAAAATAAAGCCTACGGTCATAAAAAATTATGTGTATGGGGGAAAAGATTTTGAAAAGCTACCAATATTAAAATTACCGGAAACTTTTACGCTCAAAATATTTGATGATAATGCGCTTACCGGCATAAATATTATCGACCGTCATAAGAATGCTGATAATACCTGTTATGCCGTTTTTGAAAATGATCATTTAGCACACATAAGCTGGGTGTATAAGAATAATCTTTTGCTACGCCAACTTGGATATGGTCGCAATTATTATACGATGGGATCTTATACCGATCCTGCTTACCGGGGCAGAGGTATTTTTTCTGTAATTCTCAATTCAATGATGAGGGATCATCCCGACAAGCGGTTTTTGGGTTTTGTTGATCCTTTAAATGAAGTCTCCATTAAGGGGTTAATTAAAGCGGGGCTTGAAAAATGGTATCAATTCAAATTAATCAGAGTGTTTGGCTTAAAGATATACCTTAAGAAATATGAAGATTGAGCGCAAAGCGGTTATTTCCTGGAAGGCAACCAGTGATCTTTCTTTTTCAACGATAGTGATTGATGCAGCATTTAAATCATCTGAATATTTTGAATGTAATTATAAAAATCAAAAAAATGAGTTGTGTGAAAAAACCACAATTGAAATATTGTTGACTGCAGCATATGCACCTGATCTGCGATATGATGAACTGATTTTTTTTGAAACTGCAGAAAAAATAGAGAAAATCTATAAACCTTTTGAGCATTTTGATCATAAGTCATTATCTGCAACTTTATATTGTATTATCACCAACCAAAGAAAAATAATTATTCAGTCTGAAAGGCCGCATCCTTTTTTAGTCAGGCAGAATGACATCAATAGTTTATCTGTTAATGCTATTATCGATGCAGCTTTTCTTCATCCATCCTGGGACCTTTCAAAAGGACAGCGTATCTCTTCAGCAGCAGCAGTTCAACCATCAGGAACTATTTATCAATTCAACTATTCTATTTATTATTTTTCACTCAGTCAATCATTTGTTCCGGTGCAGCAGTGGATCTATCCTTTTGCCCTGAAGGCTGCTTTTATACTTACTGACCATTGTGATTTTGATAATGCACAAAAACTTAAAATATTTCTTTATGGTAATAATAATGATGGTTGGGCAGGAAGAGGATTGAAGATAACAAAAGGCGTATTTACGCTTGCACCGTTACCCGGCGAAGAACGTAAGAATGATTCTTTGGAAGATCAACCATATGCTAAATTAATTGAGGCACTCCATAAAGACGGCAGCGAGATAGTGCCGCATGCTTTAAAGAGTAAAGGGCAGCTTAGTTCAACATCATTTCATAAAGCTCTTGCCATACTTACAAAATTATACCGGCCCCAAACATGGATCGATCATGGCAGTTATTTGAAGTATTGCTATAGTCAGGGGGCAAAAGAAAATCCTGATTACATGCTTGTTAACAGCTTAAAACAGGGCGGATTTAATAATCTTTGGTCATACCATGATGTAAATACAGATGCTATAGATACGCTCAATATTTTTTCAGCCAGGAGATTTGGCCCCCGGAAAATAATTATGAAAATATTCAGGAATTTTTTTACCGGCAAATGGCTTATCGCTGCACATTATTTGCGCTCCTTACTTCACCGGGGGTATAAGAAAAATATTGTTACTGATTTTCTTATGTATGCGATGGCCTCTACCAAAGGTATTTTTATTGAGTGGAAAAAGGGTAACAGGAATCTTTTTAAATCGCTAAAAATCTTCTTTTCTGCGATGGGGAGATTTAATTCATATAGAAATAACATACCTGTTCCTTATGATAATAAAGACCTGCTACAATATGCACCACCCCTATATTGCGAAAACAGAATGCCTTTTCCGGAAAGTAAGCCCGGTGATATGCTAATGTTCTCGACTTTTGAGACCACCCATTTGCTTGATATATATAACCAAAAAGCACTTGATAATCTTATTAAAGAATATGGCACTCACATTGGGCATACTTATATTCTTAATGATCTGCCCTACTTAAACCATATTTTCTCTGGTAAGAGCGATCAAATGAAACTCTCTGAAAAATGGATAAAATTTACAGCATTACTCTCTGATTATGTGAACAATAAATTATTATGGAATCCAAATATGGGAGAGTATGTGGCTCATATTAAAGAGTTACAAAATGTCTGTATCACTTATGTTGCCCATAATAAAGTAAGTATTCAGAATGGTAATAGCGAGGCCATCGAAGGTTATACAATCATTATTCCTGCGGTTTATAAGCCTTCAGGCTATTTAAACGGTCTCCTTGCTGAAGCCATATCTACGGATAATAATTATCATTTTTTTGTTTTTGACGTGCAGCCCGGGATATCTGAGTTTGAGTATTTATCCTCTAACTGATATATAAATACCGTCATTTATTAATTTTCATCCAAAACATGAAACTTTCAAAGAATAAGCGTTTACGGCATATAGTCTTATGGGTATTACGCGTATTTAATCCTGGTACTATCAGGGTTAAGCATCCGTTTACAGGCGGAAAATTAGTATTGGATGCC
Coding sequences within it:
- a CDS encoding GNAT family N-acetyltransferase yields the protein MKWVKIKKAEINEWNEKLKATHASFFQYPYYASGYTFFLFSKPLYIKLVNDQQQELGYSCILNVGAFPFKAGLIIRGPVFFKTNVDHRSSLIALKKFAVKERYTFLRVNANEPAIEELLNTDSEFEHKDYFPSYKGSQGIDLNIYYKPFDELLKSFRTDCRNKIRFANEKNYLFEKVKTSTDLEKVYDLFVGLGSKKKFSYRPLKSYTKIFKEGIKHELCSVYTASLDGRIICAAFIVKDSQSFTYFSGALELQNIPAKYSPANNLHYLIMQDCFYKEDRKIYNLSYSPRESGVYMFKTSFRPEEICKPGFYTYVINRKIAERIFSLQGKSISAIRTKLRSIIKLFNK